One Streptomyces sp. RPA4-2 genomic window carries:
- a CDS encoding inositol monophosphatase family protein: MIEPLHTQLLQLAHDAARRAGELLRDGRPADLTVAATKSSPIDVVTEMDIAAEKLITDLISQHRPHDGFLGEEGAASEGTSGIRWVVDPLDGTVNYLYGLPTWAVSIAAEQDGETVVGVVAAPMRGETYNAVRGRGARATGAWVGERRLTCRPSPPLDEALVSTGFNYVSEVKVHQADVAQRLIPLVRDIRRSGSAAVDLCDVAAGRLDGYYERGLHPWDLAAGDLIAREAGALTGGRPGERPARELAVAASPGVFEPLQRLLEEFGAWHD, from the coding sequence GTGATCGAGCCCCTGCACACCCAACTGCTCCAGCTCGCGCACGACGCCGCCCGCCGTGCCGGCGAGCTGCTGCGCGACGGGCGCCCGGCCGACCTCACGGTCGCCGCCACCAAGTCCAGCCCGATCGACGTCGTCACCGAGATGGACATCGCCGCCGAGAAGCTGATCACCGACCTGATCTCCCAGCACCGCCCGCACGACGGCTTCCTCGGTGAGGAGGGCGCCGCCAGTGAGGGCACCAGCGGCATCCGCTGGGTCGTGGACCCGCTCGACGGCACGGTGAACTACCTCTACGGGCTGCCGACCTGGGCGGTGTCCATCGCGGCCGAGCAGGACGGCGAGACCGTCGTCGGGGTCGTCGCGGCACCGATGCGCGGCGAGACCTACAACGCCGTGCGCGGCCGGGGCGCCCGCGCCACCGGCGCCTGGGTCGGCGAGCGCCGGCTGACCTGCCGGCCCTCGCCTCCCCTGGACGAGGCCCTGGTCTCGACCGGCTTCAACTACGTGAGCGAGGTCAAGGTCCACCAGGCCGACGTCGCCCAGCGGCTGATCCCGCTGGTGCGCGACATCCGGCGCTCCGGCTCCGCGGCGGTCGACCTGTGCGACGTCGCGGCGGGCCGCCTCGACGGCTACTACGAGCGCGGCCTCCACCCCTGGGACCTCGCGGCGGGCGACCTGATCGCCCGTGAGGCGGGCGCCCTGACCGGTGGGCGCCCCGGAGAGCGGCCCGCGCGGGAGCTTGCGGTGGCGGCGTCACCGGGCGTCTTCGAGCCCCTCCAGCGGCTCCTGGAGGAGTTCGGCGCCTGGCACGACTGA
- a CDS encoding response regulator transcription factor yields the protein MRVLVVEDEQLLADAVATGLRREAMAVDVVYDGAAALERIGVNDYDVVVLDRDLPLVHGDDVCRRIVELGMPTRVLMLTASGDVSDRVEGLEIGADDYLPKPFAFSELTARVRALGRRTSVPLPPVLERAGIKLDPNRREVFRDGKEVQLAPKEFAVLEVLLRSEGAVVSAEQLLEKAWDENTDPFTNVVRVTVMTLRRKLGEPPVIVTVPGSGYRI from the coding sequence GTGCGCGTACTCGTCGTCGAGGACGAGCAGCTGCTCGCCGATGCGGTGGCCACCGGACTGCGCCGGGAGGCCATGGCCGTCGACGTCGTGTACGACGGCGCGGCCGCCCTGGAGCGGATCGGCGTCAACGACTACGACGTGGTCGTCCTCGACCGCGACCTCCCGCTCGTGCACGGGGACGACGTCTGCCGCAGGATCGTCGAGCTGGGCATGCCCACCCGCGTCCTGATGCTGACCGCCTCCGGCGACGTCAGCGACCGTGTCGAGGGCCTGGAGATCGGCGCCGACGACTACCTCCCCAAGCCGTTCGCCTTCAGCGAGCTGACGGCACGCGTGCGTGCCCTCGGCCGCCGTACGAGCGTGCCGCTGCCGCCCGTCCTGGAGCGCGCCGGGATCAAGCTCGACCCCAACCGCCGCGAGGTCTTCCGTGACGGCAAGGAGGTCCAGCTCGCGCCCAAGGAGTTCGCCGTCCTGGAGGTGCTGCTGCGCAGCGAGGGCGCCGTCGTCTCCGCCGAGCAGCTCCTGGAGAAGGCCTGGGACGAGAACACGGACCCCTTCACCAACGTCGTGCGCGTGACCGTGATGACCCTGCGCCGCAAACTCGGCGAGCCCCCGGTGATCGTCACCGTGCCCGGCTCCGGGTACCGGATCTGA